In Edaphobacter aggregans, the sequence CAATCGCAAATCGGCTGGCATCTACGGGCTTGTAGCCGCCGTGCGGACGAAGCGCATACCGAAACTCGATGGGTCCATCCTGATACGCGCGGTAATTCGTTCCCCAATGATTGTTCATGACCCAGGAATAAAACTTCTGCGTGGGCCCAATATGCCTACGCCAGATCTCAGGATGGGTTTGCGAGCCTAGCATGGTGGCCGAAAGATAGCCGATTTCAACCAGAGGCGCATCAAGTGTCGCGCAGGTGACGCCGTACTCCGCATTTGCTACATCGATCCACCGGCCCACAGGCAACCAGTTCTTGCAAGATCCCGGAAGTTGATCAATCTCAGGACGCATTACTGCAAGAGGAACATCGATGTGAATCTGACCGTTCTCAATAGCAAACGGAAAGGCAAATTGCATGCTTTCTTTGGACCCATGTTGAGCAAATTCTACGGCAGGTGCATCTTTGCCCGGGTGCGGATTTAGCGGTGCGCGTTTCTTATTTACGGTGTTGGATAGTTCAATCCAACCCATATTAGCCTTCAATCGTACGCGACGAACAAGGTCCAAACATCCCGGCGCGGAAGACTCGATACGGATCGTGGCAACGAGAGGACCGGGTTCCTCGATTACGATGCGCACAGGCCCGCTCGTGCTCACCTTTGATACATCACTGCCTTCAAGGAACAGGTACTTATTTACCGCCTCGCTTGAGCTGGTGTCCACAAGGTTGTGCATGTTCCTGCTGGACATTAGCTCGACGACGTTGCCGTTCTTGCTGTCGACTTTCGCGCGCACAACACCGTTATCCAAGACTCCGTCCAGCACCGTAACGCGTACTGACGGCGCATGCGGCGCTGCAGCTGAAAGATGAAAACTCGCACTCCCCAGCGCGGGAACATTCTCCGCGATAAAGGCCAATTCCCCCGTTGAAAGACGTTGCGATGGAACAGATATACCGTGTTCGTTCTTCACATGATCTTTGCCCAGGGACCTCTCCTTCGAGATCAGTACAACTTCTGTCCTCGGCCAAGAGCAGGTGTTATGTACATCTACGTTTGAGCTATCGCCGTCGCTTCCGTATGCGTCGAGCACTTCATCGAGGAGCCTGTTTGATTCATTCTCGGCCTCAACCGCGAATTGGCGTTTAACTTGCCATTGTTGTGCCACAAAGTGATTCTCAGAGTCCGAGACACTATTCCATGCTCCCCATGTGTGTTCCGAGTACAACAAAACATTTCTCCAGGCTGCGTCAAAATCGGCCTTCTTGTATGCCGGCGGTGCGAGGATCGCCGAGAGGGTTGCCGCCTGAGTCAGGCGCTCGGATGCTCTGCGGTTCATCCGTGTCTCTAAAGCCGATGACCCTGCTCCATCCTCCCAATAAGAAGTCAAGTCACCCTTCAATTCCGGTAGTTGGTGGCCATGCTGTTTCTCGAATGCCGCAAACGCATCGCTCGTCGTTGAAATGGACAAGCGGGGCCATTCGTATTCTTCATTCCATTGCTTCACGAACTCGCAAATTTCCGGATCAGGGGGGGCATTGTCGCCTTCGCCCGCCCACCGAACATAAGAGATTTGATAGGGGAAACCGACCTCATCTAGTCTCGCTTGATACTTGTTGACCCACATTGTGTCCAGCTTCATGATGTGCGACATCGCATACCCGGTCCACGGAACCCAGAAAAGCACTCTTTCATGGCCTGAAGGAGAGACCCACCAGAACGGTTTATCCTGCCACTCGACCATAAAGGTCCCTATGCGGTCGAAGTAATTGGGAGCAGCCGAGAAGAAGCGGATGCCTGCTTGAGCCATAGCCGAGACCGTCCCCCAGGTATACCCGGGAACATCGCTGATCATGGCTGAGTCAACGCGAACTCCGCATTGATCGCCTAATTCGGTTGAGTAACGAAACAATTGGAGAAGTTCTTCAGGTCGGCAAAGGCCAGTCAGCTCGTTCGCATACATCCCGTTGATCGCGACCCAGCCCTTCTTCACCGCGCTCATCAGCTCTTCGCGCTCTGGCGCAGTCTTAGTTCTCATGAACAGATCCGCTCCCCAGAGAACCTCGAGGTTCCAAATGAATCGGGCTCCTGGCGGGTAGTTGGCCGTGTTTCGCGCTAGCTCGATTCCCTTGGAGATATTTGCCATTTGTTTTGCTTCAATATTGCTCTGGAGATCCGTAAATCCAAGGTCATGGTGAGAATGAGGCAAGATGAAGATCTGGACTTTGCGTACCGGTTCTACACGAACTTCGGCCGAATCCGAATTGCCGGCGATTTCATAGTCGATAAGCACTTGCCTGGCTGTTTCAGCTGGATCGACATAGACGTTGAACGTATGTGTCCCGGAAGACAGAACGCGACGCTCGACTTCTTGGTGGTCGGCGCGTACGACCAACGTTGCCTCCGTTCCGGCGTGCGCTATCGTCAGTTGGATCGGTTGAACAAGTCTCCCACCCTTATTCGCCATCCCGCGAATTGGCAAGGCAAAGCTCGACTTCTCCAAAGAGGTCTGATCTTGGCCAAGAGCCAAGGTCAGAGGTCGCGCACAAATGATACCGGCTGCAGACGCAATTCCTTTTATGACTTTACGTCTTTCCATACTCGGTAAGAAATTCCCTTTCTGCCAACGCGAACGGACCCGAACGAGCGACACGCACGTCAGTGTTACATCCGTTCGAGATCCCGATTAGATAGGGAGGAACGAGAGGACCCTCACATGTCGTCGGTTCAGCTGGAGTGTGGTACCGAGCGAGAACACTAACGAAGATAATGATCGAATATCAATAAAGCAAGCAGTATAAGAGATTGATATACGACATTAGCCGCAGTAATGATAATCGAATCAACGCAGACCTCCTTTCCCGAATTCCGATATTTGCGGCACGTAACAGGACTAAGGATCGCTTATGACGATTGTAATGCTAATAAAAGATCAGTTTTACTGATTGACAATCGGCATTTCGCTCACCTATGATCCTCGGCAACCAAGAAAGCACAGTGTCAGCGACTTGGAAATCAGGCCGCAACCCCAATGGGTGGCGGCAATTAATCGTGCAAAACCCCGGATCGAATTTTTTTGGAGGACGACGTAATGTACAAAGCTTTTCGGAGCGCCAAGATGCGTGAAGATTGGAATCACTGGAGACTGGGCAGGAGAGGATGGCTTGCAATTGCAGGATTCGCGTTGTTATGCTGCGGGATCCTGTTTGGCAACTGCCCAGCCTTGCTAGCGCAAAATACGACAGGGTCGTTCAACGGTCACGTTTATGACGCGACCGGTTCCGTGGTGGTAGATGCGAAAGTCGCTTTGCACGACGTTCAAACTGGATTGACGCGGAACGCCACGACCAACAGTGACGGCCTCTATGAATTTCCGTTAGTAAGGCCTGGTACTTACCAGCTTACTGTCACGGCGGCTGGGTTCGGGTCGGAGGTCAAGCCTAATTTGGTGCTGGATGTCAACCAGATTCAGGCCCAGGATTTCAAGTTGAGAGTCGGAACTGCAACCCAAACGGTGAGCGTTTCCGCATCTGCCCAGCAGCTACAGACATCCTCTGCCAATCTCGGGGCTGTAGTCGACGAGCGCACAGTAGGCGACCTGCCGCTCAACGGAAGAAGCTTTTCGGCATTGCTGACTCTGACACCGGGCGAGAACCCCGTGAACTATTCGCAGAACAGTGGTGTAACCGTTGGCACGGGCCAAGGTTCGCCCGGCATTCCAGGATCCACCTACACTTTTCCTTCGACGCAAGGGCAGTGGAACCGTGAGAATATGTACTTTCTCGATGGCATCGTCAATACCGCTGCGTTTAGCAGCTCGTGGGATGTACCCCCAATCATCGATTCGATGCAGGAGTTCAAGCTGCAGTCGCATGAGGATCAGTCGGAGTATGGCGGCGTGTTGGGTGGTGTGGTTAATGTGGTAAGTAAGTCCGGCACGAATACCTACCATGGCGCGGCGTGGGAATATCTGCGCAACAACGCCTTCGACTCCAGAAATCCATTTACCGATTTCAACGGCAACACGCCATCGGCGCCGGCCCCCTATCACCAAAACGAGTTCGGTGCGGACTTCGGCGGCCCGGTGAGGATTCCGAAGATCTACAACGGCAAGAATAAGACCTTCTTTTTTGTAGCGTGGGAGTCGTGGCGCTACTCCAAAGCGGCGGGCATAAGTTACATTTCGCCGACCGCGAACGAATTGAACGGTGACTTCACGAATGCTGCCGTCCTAACTAGTACAGGACAGCCCGCGCTCCTCTACAATCCCTTTCTGTCAAGTGGAACATCGCGGCCGCTGCTGGGAAACGGCCACATTATTCCGGCAGGCATGATCGACCCGAACATGCAGGCTTACCTCAAGGCCTACACCGATACGCCTAACTTCACGCCTTCGGTGGCCGGCGGCAATAACACAATTCTGAACGCTGTCGGCACGAACAATGCCAACGCGTTCTCCGGTCGCGTTGATCATAACTTTAACAACAATATGATCTGGTTCCGGTATAGCTTTCTCGACTCCTCCGCCACGCAGCCGACGGGGCAGCATGCGCTTAGTACTTCCTCGGCTGACGATAGAAACTTCGGCGGTGGTTATGCTCATACGTTCACACCGCATCTTGTCCTCGACGCAACCATTGGATATTCGGGGCGTTGGAAGGCGGGCTATAACGACACGACTCCGGGTGCGCCTGCGTCGGCGGCTGCGTTCCTAAGCGCGGTGGCGAAGTCCTATGGGACCCCGAACTTCACCTTCACCGGCTACAACGGCGCCGGCGGTCAGGGTGCACAAGAGAACGTTGAACATGAGTTGAGCTTCGCTGTCAATACGACCTGGACTCACGGGAATCATCTGTTCCGGTTTGGATTCTTCGAACTGATTTCCCAGGAGAACCAGGGTGTCAACGGAGCCAATTTCGGCTCGGCCACGTTTGCCTTTGATCAAACCGGGACGGCTGATCCAACCAATCAGGGCGCCACCGGCAACGGGATCGCATCTGCACTGCTGGGTGTTCCGACTAGCGGCCGATTTCAGGCGGAGGTCAACAGTTCCCGTATTATCTCGCCCTCAGCGTACATTGAAGATCAATGGAAGGTGTCGCCCCGCGTAACCTTGAACCTTGGCCTTCGCTGGGATGGCGAATCGTCGCCTCACCTGCTTAATGGAACTACGGCGGCCGAGATCGATCCGAATACCGGCAACTGGATTATTTCCGGTGGTAAGCTGCCTCCGCCTTGCAATCCGGCAGGGGGAGTCTACGCGCCGTGCATCCCTACGGTGAGTTCCTACCCAGGTCTCAGCTCTTCGGATGCGGCAGTGCTCCAGGCCCATGTGGTTGTTGCGGCAAATCCGAATCTTGGTCCCGATCCTGTCTACACGGACTTTGGACCGCACATTGGCATTGCCTATCAACCCACGGACAAGATTGCGATCCGCGGCGGCTATGGACTTGCCTTTGACAATTCGATAAGCGGAATTCAGTCGGTTCGAGATCGGCTGCTGGCGTGGCCGTCGAATGCTTCGATGCCTCTTAATTTCAATTCGATCAGCACTGTTACGCCCACTACGATGGCGCAGGTGATTCCGAACATTGGAGGAACTCAAATTCTGCCTACGGCTCCGACGCCGTGGCAGCAGTATGGCTGGAACTATGATCCGAAATTGAAGAATGCTTATTCACATCAGTTCAACCTGGATATACAGGATCAAGTCACATCGACCCTGTTGGTATCAGCTGGTTATGTCGGCAGTATTGACCGGCGTCTGCCTGTTACAGGGCTCTCGAACAACTCGCCCGATCCTGGAGGGGCTGGCTTAGACCGTCCTTTCCAGTGGGGAGCCACAGCAGTCATGGCGACTTCGCGCGGAACATCCTCTTACAACAGCCTCCAACTGCGCGCGGATAAGCGACTCTCGGGTGGCCTGAATTTTGGCAGCGGCTTCACATGGTCGAAAGCGATGGACAATGGCGGCGGCGGAATGTACGACGTCGAAGATGGACCGATGGGTTTCGCGACTATGCAGAATTACAACGATTTAAATGCCAATCGCGGTATCACCTCAAACAGCGTCAAGTTTATCTGGTACGGCTACAGCTTATATCAACTGCCGTTCGGACCCCATCAGCGCTGGCTGAATCATGGCTTGGGAGCTGCAACATTGGGCGGGTGGCAAGCGAATGTTACTGCGTCGGCGCACTCGGGAGTTCCTCTGGGCTTCCCCGACGCTGGAAGCGATCCTGCCAATATCGGAAACACGATCGGGTTCAATTACGCCCGCGCGAATGTCTCGGGCAGTCCGAAGGCGTCGCACCCGACAAAAGCGGTGGCTTTCAACACCGCGGTCTTTTCGCACCCGGTCAACGAGTACGGGAACTCCGGCAGAGGTATGATCACCGCGATGCCTTTCGACAACGTAGACTTCTCTCTCATGAAGGATATCCCCGTTCGGGAATCGTTGAAGTTCCAGTTCCGTGGAGAGTTCTTCAACCTGTTCAACATCCAGAACTATGGCACGCCCGGTACCACCTATGGTGGTGGCGGATTTGGTATTATCACTTCGCTCGCCCCCGGCGCAACACCGAGGCAGATCCAACTTAGTTTGAGGGCAAGCTTCTAGCCCAAAGAGCAGGGTCAATCTGACCCTGCTTTTGCTATGCCTAAGGTCGGCGGCCTCCTAAGGTTCGTCGACCTTTGGCGTAGCGGTGGCACAGCGAGATTGCAACGTGTGGAACTCTGGAGTTTATCGTGGGCGTGAACCCAACAAGAAATGAACCACGCAGAGCCAGGAACTTCCCCCATCAAGGAGCACTTCCGTATAGAGACTGTGGGCAACACCGAGACCTGGTGTGAGGAGAACTGAATGCGAATGGAATCGTCTGTTCTTGTATATGACGTGGGCGGCAGCCATGCCTCAGCTGCTGTTTGTAGTCTGGATTCTTACAAGTTGGGGCCCGTCATCAGTGCCCCGCACTCCATCGATATAACAAGCGATGCATTCGTCAATTTATTGCATTCTGTTGGGGGCCAGGCAATGAGTGGGTTCAACCAAATACTAGGTGCCAGCATGGCATTTCCTGGCCCCTTCGACTATTCAGCAGGTATTAGTCAAATGACGCACAAGATTCCATTCCTCTTCGGTGTGAACTTGCGTCAAGCGCTTGCTGAGCGCTTCGAATGGGATCCTGTACAGGTTTTCTTCCTGAACGACGCGACCGCTTATCTATTAGGAGAGTTAGGCTCTGGATCTGCCCGCGGCATGAATCGAGCCATTGTCATCACGTTAGGAACTGGGATCGGCTCTGCGTTCAGCGTTGATGGTCAGGTGATTATGGAGGGCCGAGGTGTTCCGCCCAGAGGTGAGATTTGGAACCTCCCCTATGAAGATGGAATCGTTGAAGATGTACTATCGACCGGCGCCATTCAAAAGGCCTATGCGTTGCGCACAGGCCAAAAGCGGAAAATAATCGATATTGCCGGAGCGGTAGAGAATGATCCAACTGCAGCACAGGTGTTTAGAGAATTCGGCCACCACCTTGGCCGGAGCCTGCGACAGACACTTACGTTGTTTTCCCCTGACGTCGTTGTCTTCGGAGGGGGCATCTCCCGTGCAGCAGACCTATTTCTTCCCGCCGCCGAATACGAGTTGCGAGATTTGAATCTCTCATTGCGCGTGTCCGCCTTGCAGGATAGTGCTCCTTTGGTAGGAGCTGGGTTAGCGTGGCCTAAACGCACTTCGATTCTTCAAAAGCGCGGGTGATGAGGACTTTCTTTCCGCTTCCTTGCCTCAGCTAACTCGACACTGGCATGTGCGTGAAGCCCGGCTCATTGTTCTTGTCGCCGGCATTGCTCCGGGGGAATACGTACATTCGGTTAGGACCGAGACCAAGGAGATCACCGGGCATCGAAGAGAAGTTAGTGCATTGATTGCGGAGTGGGTAGGTCTTTCCACTTGGCGCGATCTCCCGACGCGAGTTCGTTAGCAACGGATAGGATTTGCAGCGTTTCGGCATCCTCCGCATCAATCAGAAGAATATCGCGAAGGCGACGGATTGCCTCCTGCATTCTCCCCATCTTGCACAACAGGAGCGCGGCATTGCGCTGGAAAATGATATTGGTTACGTCAATCTTTGATGCTTGATCGTAGTTTTCCAGTGCACCGGCCAAATCGCCTTTCTGTTCAAGCACGATACCTGAGTTGTTGAGTTCAGTTGCCTTGGCTTCATCGACTGATGCAGCGGCACGGCTCACGAACAGATCTTGGATCTGTTTCTGCGTCCTTGAGACATTCGCTGTATCGCCCCGCTTTTTGTAAAGCCGGAGCAGGCGATAGACAGCCTCCTGGTCTTCAGGCCTAGTCTGGATGTCCGCCTCGAACTGTGCAATCGCTTCGTCATCCTTGCCATCGTCCTGATAAAGTTTGCCGAGCGTTCTATGTGCGCCGCCATCGGAGGGATCGATAGCGAGCGCCTTTCGAAGAGCTATTTCGCTCTCCTGAGTGCTATTCAAAGCGTAAAGAGCCTCGCCAATACACGCATAGGCTTCGGCCCAGTTGGGTTGAACCACCAGCACCTTGTTGTAGGCGCCGATGGCGTCTTGCCATCTCTTCCGGTAGTACGCATCGCGTGCCTTCAGCTTCCAAAGATCGACAGGGGCTTCGGTCTTGGGACTATTACCCGCCAATTCAAGATCCACCTGTGTTTCGGACTCGGCGTATTTGCCCGCACGCGCGAGCACGAGCGCATAGTTATACCTGATTCCGGGCAAATCGGGATCAATCCGAAGCGCTGTTGCAAGCTGAGATAGCGCACGATCGAGATTGTTGAAACTCGCAGCGGCCAATCCGGAAGAAAAATACGTAGGGGCAAAGTTGGGACGAAGCGCGATCGCTTGGTCAAATTCGTCTACCGATTCAATCGGTCTAGCCGAAACGGCGAAGCAGATTCCCTTAAGTGTGTGGACCTCGCTTGCGTGCGAACCATGAAGATTGGCCTGTTGGAGGAGAGACAAAGCATCTTGTGTGCGGCCACTCCGGATCAGTTGTTGCACCTGATCAATGAGCTCCGCATCGTGCGTCTGTCTCGCTGCAGGCTGCTGTGCGGAGCCCACGGGGATGCACGTCATTTCCATCGTCGAGACAAGCGCCAACCCTATCAGCAACTGAGGCCGGCCGATTTGTCGTAGCCAGCGACGACTGGAATGAAATGAGCGCGCCAACGCGGTTCGGCGGGACATCAAGACGTTGTGTAACCTCAAACTCACTTTGTGGTCAATTTTACCCGGGTTCGTCATACACACCGATTTCGGCGATGTGCGGCATTCGCTGGCTGCTATCGAACAGCAGCCGCACCTTCCGTGATGATACGTGCGGTATGCGATGGATTGTGGTTCGCATCGGTGTTTCACCCCCGGTCAATCTAACCCAATTCTCGCCATTCCAATACTCAAAGCGATAATTCCGAATGCGGCTAGCCGAGTAGTCACCCCACTGACCCACGGGCTCCACGAGCGAGACAGTGTTGAAGCTCTCCCGCTTTTTCAAATCCACTTCCAACCAGCCCGAGGTTTGTGCCTCATCCAAGTACCAGCTCGATCGGAAGTCGCCATCGTTCGCTAGATCCGGTCCTACGGTCTCGGGGTAGGAGCTGGCATGAATGGGCTTGCCCGTCGCTAGATTCCTAGTCGTGATCACGACATGCTCGCTGAGCTTTGCCATGGGTCCGGTATGTCTCCATGCCTTGCCAATCTCTTCCAAACGACTCACGACGTTCGGTGAAAGGCGCCCTTCACGCGTCGGAGGAGTATTCAAAATCAGGTTGCATTGTCTGCGATTCAGCGGCTCAAGCCATTCATCCACAATGGTCGTCACCGCCTTGAGATGTCCATCAGCGTCTCGCTGCTTCCAGAACCATCCATCGGTGAGGGTCACACAAGAAAGGG encodes:
- a CDS encoding glycoside hydrolase family 38 C-terminal domain-containing protein; this encodes MERRKVIKGIASAAGIICARPLTLALGQDQTSLEKSSFALPIRGMANKGGRLVQPIQLTIAHAGTEATLVVRADHQEVERRVLSSGTHTFNVYVDPAETARQVLIDYEIAGNSDSAEVRVEPVRKVQIFILPHSHHDLGFTDLQSNIEAKQMANISKGIELARNTANYPPGARFIWNLEVLWGADLFMRTKTAPEREELMSAVKKGWVAINGMYANELTGLCRPEELLQLFRYSTELGDQCGVRVDSAMISDVPGYTWGTVSAMAQAGIRFFSAAPNYFDRIGTFMVEWQDKPFWWVSPSGHERVLFWVPWTGYAMSHIMKLDTMWVNKYQARLDEVGFPYQISYVRWAGEGDNAPPDPEICEFVKQWNEEYEWPRLSISTTSDAFAAFEKQHGHQLPELKGDLTSYWEDGAGSSALETRMNRRASERLTQAATLSAILAPPAYKKADFDAAWRNVLLYSEHTWGAWNSVSDSENHFVAQQWQVKRQFAVEAENESNRLLDEVLDAYGSDGDSSNVDVHNTCSWPRTEVVLISKERSLGKDHVKNEHGISVPSQRLSTGELAFIAENVPALGSASFHLSAAAPHAPSVRVTVLDGVLDNGVVRAKVDSKNGNVVELMSSRNMHNLVDTSSSEAVNKYLFLEGSDVSKVSTSGPVRIVIEEPGPLVATIRIESSAPGCLDLVRRVRLKANMGWIELSNTVNKKRAPLNPHPGKDAPAVEFAQHGSKESMQFAFPFAIENGQIHIDVPLAVMRPEIDQLPGSCKNWLPVGRWIDVANAEYGVTCATLDAPLVEIGYLSATMLGSQTHPEIWRRHIGPTQKFYSWVMNNHWGTNYRAYQDGPIEFRYALRPHGGYKPVDASRFAIGMSQPLIASAQGQRSRMALKLRIDQEDILLQECKRSADGSAWIVLLFGAAGESRKANLTWTDDTPIKVWRSDLRERPLEQLGTQVEVPAWELITLRIEALNT
- a CDS encoding TonB-dependent receptor domain-containing protein gives rise to the protein MREDWNHWRLGRRGWLAIAGFALLCCGILFGNCPALLAQNTTGSFNGHVYDATGSVVVDAKVALHDVQTGLTRNATTNSDGLYEFPLVRPGTYQLTVTAAGFGSEVKPNLVLDVNQIQAQDFKLRVGTATQTVSVSASAQQLQTSSANLGAVVDERTVGDLPLNGRSFSALLTLTPGENPVNYSQNSGVTVGTGQGSPGIPGSTYTFPSTQGQWNRENMYFLDGIVNTAAFSSSWDVPPIIDSMQEFKLQSHEDQSEYGGVLGGVVNVVSKSGTNTYHGAAWEYLRNNAFDSRNPFTDFNGNTPSAPAPYHQNEFGADFGGPVRIPKIYNGKNKTFFFVAWESWRYSKAAGISYISPTANELNGDFTNAAVLTSTGQPALLYNPFLSSGTSRPLLGNGHIIPAGMIDPNMQAYLKAYTDTPNFTPSVAGGNNTILNAVGTNNANAFSGRVDHNFNNNMIWFRYSFLDSSATQPTGQHALSTSSADDRNFGGGYAHTFTPHLVLDATIGYSGRWKAGYNDTTPGAPASAAAFLSAVAKSYGTPNFTFTGYNGAGGQGAQENVEHELSFAVNTTWTHGNHLFRFGFFELISQENQGVNGANFGSATFAFDQTGTADPTNQGATGNGIASALLGVPTSGRFQAEVNSSRIISPSAYIEDQWKVSPRVTLNLGLRWDGESSPHLLNGTTAAEIDPNTGNWIISGGKLPPPCNPAGGVYAPCIPTVSSYPGLSSSDAAVLQAHVVVAANPNLGPDPVYTDFGPHIGIAYQPTDKIAIRGGYGLAFDNSISGIQSVRDRLLAWPSNASMPLNFNSISTVTPTTMAQVIPNIGGTQILPTAPTPWQQYGWNYDPKLKNAYSHQFNLDIQDQVTSTLLVSAGYVGSIDRRLPVTGLSNNSPDPGGAGLDRPFQWGATAVMATSRGTSSYNSLQLRADKRLSGGLNFGSGFTWSKAMDNGGGGMYDVEDGPMGFATMQNYNDLNANRGITSNSVKFIWYGYSLYQLPFGPHQRWLNHGLGAATLGGWQANVTASAHSGVPLGFPDAGSDPANIGNTIGFNYARANVSGSPKASHPTKAVAFNTAVFSHPVNEYGNSGRGMITAMPFDNVDFSLMKDIPVRESLKFQFRGEFFNLFNIQNYGTPGTTYGGGGFGIITSLAPGATPRQIQLSLRASF
- a CDS encoding ROK family protein; the protein is MESSVLVYDVGGSHASAAVCSLDSYKLGPVISAPHSIDITSDAFVNLLHSVGGQAMSGFNQILGASMAFPGPFDYSAGISQMTHKIPFLFGVNLRQALAERFEWDPVQVFFLNDATAYLLGELGSGSARGMNRAIVITLGTGIGSAFSVDGQVIMEGRGVPPRGEIWNLPYEDGIVEDVLSTGAIQKAYALRTGQKRKIIDIAGAVENDPTAAQVFREFGHHLGRSLRQTLTLFSPDVVVFGGGISRAADLFLPAAEYELRDLNLSLRVSALQDSAPLVGAGLAWPKRTSILQKRG
- a CDS encoding tetratricopeptide repeat protein, producing the protein MTNPGKIDHKVSLRLHNVLMSRRTALARSFHSSRRWLRQIGRPQLLIGLALVSTMEMTCIPVGSAQQPAARQTHDAELIDQVQQLIRSGRTQDALSLLQQANLHGSHASEVHTLKGICFAVSARPIESVDEFDQAIALRPNFAPTYFSSGLAAASFNNLDRALSQLATALRIDPDLPGIRYNYALVLARAGKYAESETQVDLELAGNSPKTEAPVDLWKLKARDAYYRKRWQDAIGAYNKVLVVQPNWAEAYACIGEALYALNSTQESEIALRKALAIDPSDGGAHRTLGKLYQDDGKDDEAIAQFEADIQTRPEDQEAVYRLLRLYKKRGDTANVSRTQKQIQDLFVSRAAASVDEAKATELNNSGIVLEQKGDLAGALENYDQASKIDVTNIIFQRNAALLLCKMGRMQEAIRRLRDILLIDAEDAETLQILSVANELASGDRAKWKDLPTPQSMH